Proteins from a genomic interval of Diospyros lotus cultivar Yz01 chromosome 6, ASM1463336v1, whole genome shotgun sequence:
- the LOC127804051 gene encoding 3-ketoacyl-CoA synthase 6-like, producing MSGSVKLKYVKLGYQHLVNNFLYCLLIPIMVAISVHLLRLGPEEILNFWQSLELNLVQILCSSFLIIFISTVFFMSRPRSIYLVDYACYKPPISCRVPFSTFMEHSRLILKDSPKSVEFQMRILERSGLGEETCLPPAIHYIPPNPTMESARGEAELVIFSAIDSLLKKTGVNPKDIDILIVNCSLFSPTPSLSAMVVNKYKLRSNVKSFNLSGMGCSAGLISIDLARDLLQVHPNSYALVISTEIITPNYYQGQDRAMLLPNCLFRMGCAAILLSNKRRERVRSKYRLLHVVRTHKGAEDKSYKCVFEEEDEQSKVGIRLSKDLMVIAGEALKSNITTIGPLVLPASEQLLFLFTLIGRKIFNPKWKPYIPDFKLAFEHFCIHAGGRAVIDELQKNLQLSQEHVEASRMTLHRFGNTSSSSLWYELNYIEAKGRMKKGDRIWQIGFGSGFKCNSAVWKCNRSISAPIEGPWQDCVDRYPVHIPEILKL from the coding sequence ATGTCTGGCTCGGTGAAGCTCAAGTATGTCAAACTTGGGTACCAACACCTTGTCAATAACTTCCTCTACTGCTTGCTAATACCAATCATGGTTGCCATATCCGTTCATCTTCTCAGGCTGGGGCCGGAAGAAATATTAAACTTCTGGCAATCACTGGAGCTTAATCTCGTTCAAATTCTCTGCTCTTCCTTCCTCATCATCTTCATATCAACTGTCTTCTTCATGTCCAGGCCTCGATCCATTTACTTAGTCGACTACGCCTGTTATAAGCCTCCCATCAGTTGCCGAGTACCCTTCTCCACCTTCATGGAACATTCCAGGTTGATCCTCAAAGACAGCCCCAAGAGCGTAGAGTTCCAAATGCGGATTCTCGAAAGGTCTGGCCTCGGAGAAGAAACCTGCTTGCCGCCGGCAATTCACTATATTCCTCCCAACCCAACCATGGAATCCGCCAGAGGTGAGGCCGAGCTCGTCATATTCTCCGCCATTGATTCCTTGTTGAAGAAGACCGGTGTCAATCCCAAGGACATAGACATTCTCATCGTGAACTGCAGCCTCTTCTCGCCCACACCGTCGCTGTCCGCTATGGTGGTGAACAAGTACAAGCTCCGGAGTAATGTAAAGAGCTTTAACTTGTCCGGAATGGGCTGCAGCGCTGGGCTGATATCCATTGATCTGGCGAGAGATCTTCTTCAAGTTCATCCCAATTCCTATGCCCTTGTTATTAGCACGGAGATCATCACTCCCAATTACTATCAAGGCCAGGACCGAGCCATGCTTCTGCCAAATTGCCTGTTCCGAATGGGTTGCGCCGCCATTCTGTTATCGAACAAGAGACGCGAGCGGGTTCGGTCAAAGTATCGGTTGCTTCATGTCGTCCGAACCCACAAGGGCGCGGAAGACAAATCCTACAAGTGCGTGTTCGAAGAAGAAGACGAGCAAAGCAAAGTCGGCATCAGGCTATCCAAAGACCTCATGGTCATCGCCGGGGAGGCGCTGAAGTCCAACATAACCACCATTGGACCACTGGTTCTGCCGGCCTCTGAGCAgctcctcttcctcttcaccCTCATCGGCCGGAAAATCTTCAACCCTAAATGGAAGCCCTACATTCCCGACTTCAAGCTTGCCTTCGAACACTTCTGCATCCACGCCGGCGGCCGGGCGGTGATCGACGAGCTCCAGAAGAACCTCCAGCTATCGCAGGAGCACGTGGAGGCATCAAGAATGACGCTCCACCGATTCGGCAACACTTCTTCGTCTTCATTATGGTATGAACTAAACTACATTGAAGCTAAAGGAAGGATGAAAAAGGGGGATAGGATCTGGCAGATTGGATTTGGAAGTGGGTTTAAGTGTAACAGTGCAGTTTGGAAGTGTAATCGGAGCATTAGTGCTCCGATTGAAGGTCCATGGCAAGACTGTGTTGATAGGTACCCAGTCCATATTCCAGAGATTCTGAAGCTCTAA